A stretch of the Chloroflexota bacterium genome encodes the following:
- a CDS encoding response regulator, which produces MRVLIADDEAIIRIGLRTILAEAGHEVVGTATNGRAALALVHETHPDVVILDIKMPEMDGLTAARQIMDQQPTAIVLLTAYSDRQLIDQARGAPVFAYLVKPVKEEMLGPTLELAVARFAEWKELRAEVAGLQESFETRDRVDEAKRRLMASDGLNERQAYLRIQQMARTRRVGMRQVADEILSAP; this is translated from the coding sequence ATGCGTGTATTGATTGCAGACGACGAGGCGATCATTCGAATCGGACTGCGGACGATCCTGGCCGAAGCCGGCCACGAGGTCGTCGGCACGGCGACTAACGGCCGCGCCGCGCTGGCGCTGGTGCACGAGACGCACCCTGACGTGGTCATCCTCGATATCAAGATGCCGGAGATGGACGGCCTGACCGCCGCGCGGCAGATCATGGACCAGCAGCCGACGGCGATTGTCCTGCTGACGGCCTACAGCGACCGACAACTCATCGACCAGGCGCGCGGCGCGCCGGTCTTTGCCTACCTGGTCAAGCCAGTCAAGGAGGAGATGCTCGGCCCGACGCTCGAACTGGCCGTGGCGCGCTTCGCGGAGTGGAAGGAGTTGCGCGCCGAGGTGGCCGGCCTGCAGGAGAGCTTCGAGACGCGCGACCGGGTGGACGAGGCGAAGCGGCGGCTGATGGCGTCGGACGGACTAAACGAGCGGCAGGCATATCTGAGAATCCAGCAGATGGCCCGCACGCGGCGGGTCGGCATGCGCCAGGTGGCCGACGAGATCCTGTCGGCGCCGTAA